From one Maritimibacter sp. DP1N21-5 genomic stretch:
- the rpsK gene encoding 30S ribosomal protein S11: MARDKTRMKRKERKNIAAGVAHVNSSFNNTKILISDVQGNAIAWSSAGTMGFKGSRKSTPFAAQMAAEDAGKKAQEHGVKTLEVEVQGPGSGRESALRALAAVGFNITSIRDVTPIAHNGCRPPKRRRV; this comes from the coding sequence ATGGCTCGTGACAAGACCCGCATGAAGCGCAAAGAGCGCAAGAACATCGCCGCCGGCGTTGCTCATGTGAACTCTTCGTTCAACAACACCAAGATCCTGATTTCCGACGTGCAGGGCAACGCGATTGCCTGGTCGTCGGCCGGCACCATGGGCTTCAAGGGGTCGCGCAAATCGACCCCCTTCGCCGCCCAGATGGCTGCGGAAGACGCTGGCAAGAAAGCCCAGGAACACGGCGTGAAGACGCTCGAAGTCGAAGTTCAGGGCCCCGGTTCGGGCCGTGAATCGGCGCTCCGCGCTCTGGCTGCTGTCGGCTTCAACATCACGTCGATCCGCGACGTGACGCCGATCGCCCACAACGGCTGCCGCCCGCCGAAACGCCGCCGGGTCTAA
- a CDS encoding DNA-directed RNA polymerase subunit alpha yields the protein MIHKNWAELIKPTQLDVKPGNEPARQATVVAEPLERGFGLTLGNALRRVLMSSLQGAAITSVQIDNVLHEFSSIAGVREDVTDVVLNLKGVSLRMEVEGPKRLSISAKGPQIVTAGDISESAGIEILNKDHVICHLDDGADLFMELTVNTGKGYVSADKNKPEDAPIGLIPIDAIYSPVKKVSYDVQPTREGQVLDYDKLTLKIETDGSITPDDALAFAARILQDQLSIFVNFDEPESASRQDDEDGLEFNPLLLKKVDELELSVRSANCLKNDNIVYIGDLIQKTEAEMLRTPNFGRKSLNEIKEVLSGMGLHLGMDVEEWPPENIEDLAKKFEDQF from the coding sequence ATGATCCACAAGAATTGGGCTGAACTGATCAAGCCGACGCAGCTTGACGTGAAACCGGGCAACGAGCCCGCGCGTCAGGCGACTGTGGTCGCGGAACCGCTGGAGCGTGGCTTCGGCCTGACCCTCGGCAACGCGCTACGCCGCGTGCTCATGTCGTCGCTTCAGGGCGCGGCCATCACCTCGGTGCAGATCGACAACGTGCTGCATGAGTTCTCGTCCATCGCGGGTGTCCGTGAAGACGTGACCGACGTGGTTCTGAACCTCAAGGGCGTGTCCCTGCGCATGGAAGTCGAAGGGCCGAAGCGCCTGTCGATTTCGGCCAAGGGTCCGCAGATCGTCACCGCCGGCGACATCTCGGAATCGGCCGGGATCGAGATCCTCAACAAGGATCACGTGATCTGCCACCTCGACGACGGCGCCGACCTGTTCATGGAACTGACCGTCAACACCGGCAAGGGCTATGTCTCGGCCGACAAGAACAAGCCGGAAGATGCGCCCATCGGTCTGATCCCGATCGACGCGATCTATTCGCCGGTCAAGAAGGTGTCCTACGACGTTCAGCCGACCCGTGAAGGTCAGGTGCTCGACTATGACAAGCTGACGCTGAAAATCGAAACCGACGGCTCGATCACGCCGGACGACGCGCTGGCCTTTGCCGCGCGCATCCTGCAGGACCAGCTGTCGATCTTCGTGAACTTCGACGAGCCGGAATCGGCCAGCCGTCAGGACGACGAGGACGGTCTCGAGTTCAACCCGCTTCTGCTCAAGAAGGTGGATGAGCTCGAGCTGTCGGTGCGTTCGGCGAACTGCCTGAAGAACGACAATATCGTCTATATCGGCGACCTCATTCAGAAGACCGAAGCCGAGATGCTGCGCACCCCGAACTTCGGCCGCAAGTCGCTCAACGAGATCAAGGAAGTGCTCTCGGGCATGGGTCTCCACCTCGGCATGGACGTCGAGGAGTGGCCGCCGGAGAACATCGAGGACCTCGCCAAGAAGTTCGAAGATCAGTTCTAA
- the rplQ gene encoding 50S ribosomal protein L17, with protein MRHGSGYRRFNRTQEHRKAMFANMAGSLIEHEQIKTTLPKAKDLRRVIEKLITLGKRGDIHARRQAAAQLKQDKHVAKLFEVLGPRYAERQGGYVRVLKAGFRYGDMAPMAIIEFVDRDPAAKGADDKARVAAELEASFED; from the coding sequence ATGCGTCATGGTTCCGGCTACCGCCGTTTTAACCGCACTCAGGAACACCGCAAGGCGATGTTCGCAAACATGGCTGGCTCGCTGATCGAGCACGAGCAGATCAAGACGACCCTGCCGAAAGCCAAAGACCTGCGTCGCGTGATCGAAAAGCTCATCACGCTCGGCAAACGCGGCGACATCCACGCCCGTCGTCAGGCTGCCGCGCAGCTCAAGCAGGACAAGCACGTTGCAAAACTGTTTGAAGTCCTCGGGCCCCGCTACGCCGAACGTCAGGGCGGCTATGTCCGCGTCCTGAAAGCCGGCTTTCGCTATGGCGACATGGCCCCGATGGCGATCATCGAGTTCGTGGACCGCGACCCGGCCGCCAAAGGCGCCGACGACAAGGCCCGCGTGGCTGCCGAGCTCGAGGCGTCCTTCGAGGATTGA
- a CDS encoding autoinducer binding domain-containing protein — MNDVLGLDHGLAQLSDLAPKGYALGLHIRFGAAHLMIQTYDPRWSETYTEKGYMLGDPMIFWGFGNDGHIRWSEITLPDPHNIIAQAASFGLRYGVAIAMGPTNSRTIGGFARDDREFTDEEIAEIHAIVAQLHDRATPPDQLTSAQRMALRLVARGSRHAEAAALLGISESAFKARLRSARDALFVRTTAEAVQRAQEHNLL; from the coding sequence ATGAACGACGTATTGGGACTGGATCACGGGTTGGCGCAGTTGTCCGACCTTGCGCCAAAGGGATATGCCCTTGGATTGCACATTCGGTTCGGGGCGGCGCATCTCATGATCCAGACCTATGATCCGCGCTGGTCGGAAACCTATACCGAGAAAGGCTACATGCTTGGCGACCCGATGATTTTCTGGGGGTTCGGCAACGACGGCCACATCCGGTGGAGCGAGATCACGCTTCCCGATCCGCACAACATCATCGCCCAGGCGGCGAGCTTCGGGCTGCGCTACGGGGTGGCCATCGCGATGGGCCCGACAAACTCGCGCACGATCGGCGGCTTCGCGCGGGACGACCGCGAGTTCACCGACGAGGAGATCGCCGAGATCCATGCGATCGTCGCCCAGTTGCATGACCGTGCGACGCCGCCCGACCAACTGACCTCGGCCCAACGCATGGCGCTTCGCCTCGTGGCGCGAGGCAGCCGGCATGCCGAGGCGGCGGCGCTTCTGGGAATTTCCGAAAGCGCGTTCAAGGCGCGGCTCAGATCGGCCCGCGATGCGCTCTTCGTGCGCACCACGGCGGAAGCGGTGCAGCGGGCGCAGGAACACAACCTGCTCTGA
- a CDS encoding replication-associated recombination protein A, which translates to MADLFSSMDTPKPDAGPRPLADRLRPAALSEVIGQEHVLGPEGPLGVMLGAGSLGSLILWGPPGVGKTTIARLLARETDLHFVQISAIFSGVPELRKVFEAAKIRRGNGQGTLLFVDEIHRFNKAQQDGFLPHMEDGTILLVGATTENPSFELNAALLSRAQVITLRRLEPADLERLIQRAEKELGRGLPLDGHARDALIEMADGDGRALLNLVEQVAAWKVDAKLGRDDLIKRLMRRAARYDKAGDEHFNLISALHKSVRGSDPDAALYWFSRMLEGGEDPRFLARRLTRMAVEDIGLADPQANQVCIDAWNTFERLGSPEGELALAQAVIYLALAPKSNAGYVAYKAARAEARKTGSTPPPKHILNAPTKLMEDEGYGAGYAYDHDAEDGFSGQNYFPDGMKRPIYYVPVERGFERDLKKRVEFFAGLRAKRNG; encoded by the coding sequence ATGGCCGATCTCTTTTCCTCCATGGACACGCCCAAGCCCGACGCGGGCCCGCGACCTCTGGCCGACAGGCTCAGGCCTGCCGCGCTGTCCGAGGTCATCGGACAGGAACATGTTCTGGGCCCGGAGGGGCCGCTGGGCGTGATGCTTGGCGCGGGATCGCTTGGCTCGCTCATTCTCTGGGGGCCGCCGGGGGTGGGCAAGACCACCATTGCGCGGCTGCTCGCGCGCGAGACCGACCTGCATTTCGTTCAGATTTCCGCGATCTTCTCGGGCGTGCCGGAGCTTCGCAAGGTGTTCGAGGCGGCCAAGATCCGGCGCGGCAACGGGCAGGGGACGCTGCTTTTCGTCGACGAGATCCACCGCTTCAACAAGGCCCAGCAGGACGGATTCCTGCCGCATATGGAGGACGGGACGATCCTTCTGGTCGGGGCGACCACCGAGAACCCCTCGTTCGAGTTGAACGCGGCGCTCTTGTCGCGGGCGCAGGTGATCACGCTGCGTCGTCTTGAGCCTGCGGATCTGGAGCGGCTCATCCAGCGGGCTGAAAAGGAACTTGGTCGCGGACTGCCGCTCGACGGGCATGCGCGGGACGCGCTGATCGAGATGGCCGACGGTGACGGACGGGCGCTTCTCAACCTCGTGGAACAGGTGGCCGCCTGGAAGGTGGACGCGAAACTCGGCCGCGACGACCTGATCAAGCGGCTGATGCGGCGGGCTGCACGTTATGACAAGGCGGGTGACGAGCATTTCAACCTGATCTCCGCGCTTCATAAATCGGTGCGCGGCAGCGACCCGGACGCCGCGCTCTACTGGTTTTCCCGGATGCTGGAAGGTGGCGAGGACCCGCGCTTTCTGGCCCGCAGGCTTACCCGGATGGCAGTCGAGGACATCGGCCTGGCCGATCCGCAGGCCAATCAGGTCTGCATCGACGCCTGGAACACCTTCGAGCGGCTGGGAAGCCCGGAGGGCGAGCTCGCGCTGGCGCAAGCGGTCATCTATCTCGCCCTCGCGCCGAAATCGAACGCGGGCTATGTGGCCTACAAGGCGGCCAGGGCCGAGGCCCGCAAGACCGGATCGACCCCGCCCCCCAAGCATATCCTCAATGCGCCCACGAAGCTCATGGAGGACGAGGGTTACGGTGCCGGTTATGCCTATGACCATGACGCCGAGGACGGGTTCTCGGGGCAGAATTACTTCCCCGATGGCATGAAGCGCCCGATCTATTACGTCCCGGTCGAACGGGGGTTCGAGCGGGACCTCAAGAAGCGGGTCGAGTTCTTCGCGGGCCTGCGCGCCAAGCGGAACGGCTGA
- the crcB gene encoding fluoride efflux transporter CrcB, which produces MLQTLLAVAAGGAIGASGRYLVNVTTGRMFGLGFPYGTITVNVLGSFLMGALFVVMARKGGTALAPFLMTGVLGGFTTFSAFSLDALTLFERGQGGTAAVYVVLSVALSLLALVVGAFLTRMVMA; this is translated from the coding sequence ATGTTACAGACACTCCTCGCCGTCGCGGCCGGAGGCGCCATTGGCGCTTCGGGCCGCTATCTCGTCAACGTCACGACCGGGCGGATGTTCGGGCTCGGGTTCCCCTATGGCACGATCACGGTGAACGTGCTTGGCAGTTTCCTCATGGGCGCGCTCTTCGTCGTTATGGCGCGAAAGGGCGGCACGGCGCTTGCCCCCTTCCTGATGACCGGCGTCTTGGGCGGGTTCACGACGTTCTCGGCCTTCTCGCTGGACGCCCTGACGCTGTTTGAGCGGGGGCAGGGCGGCACGGCGGCGGTTTATGTCGTGCTCTCGGTGGCGCTGTCGCTCCTCGCGCTTGTGGTGGGTGCCTTTCTGACACGGATGGTGATGGCATGA
- a CDS encoding RluA family pseudouridine synthase produces the protein MSGVQTITVAKGDGDQRLDRWFRRQFPHVAQGRIEKMCRKGEIRVDGGRVKPATRVEEGQEVRIPPLPEPGPEPERPERPQRARVSDADAKMIQSCVIYRDDQIIALNKPPGLPTQGGTGVTRHVDGLVEALTFGFDEKPRLVHRLDKDTSGVLLLARTRLVAKALTDAFRARESRKIYWAVVAGVPSPKKGTVKWGLVKAPGGGHGEGEKMLCVHPAEVAKVDGAKRAETDYAVIENLAQRAAWVGLVPVTGRTHQLRAHMAELGHPIVGDGKYGGSSQENLGDGWGAMLGGEISRKLHLHARSIEIDHPVTKKRLRIEADLPEHMAKTWEQLGFDLRGAPEDPFEDEEWAP, from the coding sequence ATGAGTGGTGTTCAGACAATCACGGTCGCCAAGGGCGACGGCGACCAGCGGCTCGACCGGTGGTTCCGGCGTCAGTTTCCCCATGTGGCGCAGGGCCGCATCGAGAAGATGTGCCGAAAGGGCGAAATCCGCGTCGATGGTGGTCGCGTGAAGCCCGCGACCCGGGTGGAAGAGGGGCAGGAAGTGCGCATTCCGCCGCTGCCCGAGCCGGGACCGGAACCCGAGCGGCCCGAGCGTCCGCAGCGCGCGCGCGTATCGGATGCCGACGCCAAGATGATCCAGTCCTGCGTGATCTACCGGGACGACCAGATCATCGCGCTGAACAAGCCACCGGGCCTGCCGACACAGGGCGGCACCGGGGTCACGCGGCATGTGGACGGGCTGGTCGAGGCGCTGACCTTCGGGTTCGACGAAAAACCGCGTCTCGTGCATCGGCTCGACAAGGACACCTCGGGGGTCCTCCTGCTCGCGCGGACCCGTCTTGTGGCGAAGGCCCTGACCGATGCCTTCCGCGCGCGGGAATCGCGCAAGATCTACTGGGCGGTTGTCGCCGGCGTGCCGAGCCCGAAGAAGGGCACCGTGAAATGGGGGCTGGTGAAAGCCCCGGGCGGCGGTCACGGCGAAGGCGAGAAGATGCTCTGCGTTCACCCGGCGGAAGTCGCCAAGGTCGACGGCGCGAAACGGGCGGAAACGGATTACGCCGTGATCGAGAACCTCGCGCAGCGGGCGGCCTGGGTCGGACTGGTGCCGGTCACCGGGCGCACCCATCAGCTGCGCGCGCATATGGCCGAGCTTGGCCATCCCATCGTGGGCGACGGGAAATATGGTGGCTCGTCTCAGGAGAACCTCGGCGACGGTTGGGGCGCCATGCTGGGCGGTGAGATCAGCCGCAAGCTGCACCTTCACGCGCGCTCGATCGAAATCGACCACCCGGTGACGAAGAAGCGTCTGCGGATCGAGGCGGACCTGCCCGAGCATATGGCGAAGACCTGGGAGCAGTTGGGCTTCGACCTGCGGGGCGCGCCGGAGGATCCTTTCGAGGACGAAGAATGGGCCCCCTGA
- a CDS encoding HAD-IA family hydrolase — protein MGPLRLVLFDVDGTLIDSQYAIVAAMEIAAGVAGLPVPSREATLSVVGLSLPEAVALLYPAEHADAQARMVAAYRQAYMQSRADDGAPPLFEGARAAMEELAARDEVFLGTATGMSRRGMTRIVEAYGLHKLFATTQTADDHPSKPHPAMVLAALRDTGVAPGDAVFVGDTAYDIEAGRAAGVFTIGVTWGYHAADRLRAAGADAVIGQFAELIPTIDRRWSAA, from the coding sequence ATGGGCCCCCTGAGGCTGGTGCTCTTCGACGTCGACGGCACGCTGATCGACAGCCAATACGCGATCGTCGCGGCGATGGAGATTGCCGCTGGTGTAGCGGGATTACCGGTGCCCTCACGAGAGGCCACGCTTTCGGTTGTCGGGCTGTCGCTGCCAGAGGCTGTCGCGCTTCTCTATCCCGCCGAGCACGCTGATGCGCAGGCGCGGATGGTAGCGGCCTATCGGCAGGCCTATATGCAATCACGCGCCGACGATGGCGCGCCGCCTCTCTTCGAAGGTGCGCGCGCCGCGATGGAGGAGCTCGCCGCGCGCGACGAGGTCTTTCTGGGCACGGCCACGGGCATGTCGCGGCGTGGAATGACCCGCATCGTCGAGGCCTACGGGCTTCACAAGCTCTTCGCGACCACGCAGACGGCAGACGATCACCCGTCCAAACCGCACCCGGCCATGGTCCTTGCCGCGCTGCGCGACACCGGGGTTGCGCCCGGCGATGCGGTCTTTGTGGGCGACACGGCCTATGACATCGAGGCCGGTCGTGCCGCCGGGGTCTTTACCATTGGGGTCACATGGGGATACCACGCCGCCGACAGGTTGCGGGCAGCCGGGGCGGATGCGGTGATCGGGCAATTCGCCGAGCTGATCCCGACGATCGACAGACGATGGAGTGCGGCATGA
- a CDS encoding ATP12 family chaperone protein produces MSEWAPKRFWKETKAGAVEGGFTVFLDARTVRTPAKAALTVPTLALAEALAAEWDAQAERIDPRTMPMTRTANSAIDKVVPQHAEVAEMLAAYGDSDLTCYRADAPDELVARQAAGWDPLLDWAAETFGARLAPRTGIVHVAQEDAALERLAAEVHALDQFRLAAFHDLVALSGSLVIALAVTRGRLMPEEAWRLSRIDEDFQIEQWGEDEEAAEQAAIKRQAFHDAALFFRLIDQN; encoded by the coding sequence ATGAGCGAATGGGCCCCGAAACGGTTCTGGAAAGAGACGAAGGCAGGCGCGGTCGAGGGCGGCTTCACCGTGTTTCTCGACGCGCGGACGGTGCGCACACCCGCCAAGGCCGCGCTGACCGTGCCCACGCTGGCGCTGGCCGAGGCGCTGGCGGCGGAATGGGACGCACAGGCCGAGCGGATCGACCCGAGGACGATGCCGATGACCCGGACCGCCAATTCCGCCATCGACAAGGTGGTGCCGCAACACGCCGAGGTGGCCGAGATGCTTGCCGCCTATGGCGACAGCGACCTGACCTGCTACCGCGCCGATGCGCCCGACGAACTGGTGGCGCGACAGGCCGCTGGTTGGGACCCGTTGCTCGACTGGGCGGCCGAGACCTTTGGCGCGCGTCTGGCGCCCCGGACCGGGATCGTGCATGTGGCGCAGGAAGACGCCGCGCTCGAACGGCTAGCGGCCGAAGTCCACGCGCTCGACCAGTTCCGTCTCGCGGCCTTCCACGACCTCGTCGCACTGTCCGGATCGCTCGTCATTGCTCTCGCCGTCACCCGGGGCCGGCTGATGCCGGAAGAGGCCTGGCGCTTGTCCCGGATCGACGAAGATTTCCAGATCGAGCAATGGGGCGAAGACGAAGAAGCTGCCGAACAGGCAGCGATCAAAAGACAGGCATTCCACGATGCGGCGCTGTTTTTTCGACTGATCGATCAAAATTGA
- a CDS encoding amino acid ABC transporter substrate-binding protein yields MKKSVFLGAMTVAGLVAGVAGAATLDDVKARGALKCGTNSGLTGFAAPDANGRWEGFDVAVCRAVAAATLGDPEAVEFVPTTPKTRFTALASGEVDILVRNTTWTLSRDVDLKFTFTGVNYYDGQGFIVPKALGVSSAKELDGATVCIQTGTTTELNLADFFRTNNISYEPVPIETNAEAQQQYLAGACDTYTTDASGLAATRASFETPGDHVILPEIISKEPLGPLVRHGDDDWADIVKWTFFALVAAEEYGITSTNVEELAKGTDNPEINRILGTEGNMGEMLGLDADFGMKAIMAVGNYGEIFEANIGESTPIGLSRGLNAQWKDGGLQYAPPFR; encoded by the coding sequence ATGAAGAAATCCGTATTTCTCGGCGCAATGACCGTCGCTGGCCTGGTCGCCGGCGTGGCGGGGGCCGCGACTCTGGATGACGTGAAAGCGCGTGGTGCCCTCAAGTGCGGCACCAACTCGGGTCTGACCGGCTTTGCGGCACCGGATGCGAATGGCCGTTGGGAAGGCTTCGACGTGGCCGTGTGCCGCGCTGTCGCCGCCGCCACCCTCGGTGACCCGGAAGCCGTCGAATTCGTGCCGACGACCCCCAAGACCCGCTTCACCGCGCTCGCTTCGGGCGAAGTGGACATCCTCGTGCGCAACACCACCTGGACCCTGTCGCGCGACGTCGACCTGAAGTTCACCTTCACCGGCGTCAACTACTACGATGGCCAAGGCTTCATCGTGCCGAAGGCGCTGGGCGTGTCTTCGGCCAAGGAACTCGACGGCGCGACCGTTTGCATCCAGACCGGCACCACGACCGAGCTCAACCTCGCGGATTTTTTCCGCACCAACAACATCAGCTATGAGCCGGTGCCGATCGAAACCAACGCCGAAGCCCAGCAGCAATACCTCGCCGGGGCTTGCGACACCTACACCACGGACGCCTCGGGCCTTGCCGCCACGCGCGCCTCGTTCGAGACCCCCGGCGATCACGTGATCCTGCCGGAAATCATCTCGAAAGAGCCGCTCGGACCGCTTGTTCGTCATGGCGACGACGACTGGGCCGATATCGTGAAATGGACCTTCTTCGCGCTCGTCGCGGCGGAAGAATACGGCATCACCTCGACCAATGTCGAAGAGCTGGCCAAGGGCACCGACAACCCGGAAATCAACCGGATCCTCGGCACCGAAGGCAACATGGGCGAAATGCTCGGCCTCGACGCCGACTTCGGCATGAAGGCCATCATGGCTGTCGGCAACTACGGCGAGATTTTCGAGGCCAACATCGGCGAGTCGACCCCGATCGGCCTGTCGCGCGGTCTGAACGCGCAGTGGAAAGACGGCGGCCTGCAATACGCACCGCCGTTCCGCTAA
- a CDS encoding amino acid ABC transporter permease, with protein MTTATDPQGSKFRFSMLLYDSRYRSATIQIIALILFLILIGWLVSNTLSNLASLGKSVGFDFLGLPAGYDINQRLIDYTSRDPHLRAAFVGLLNTLLVAFMGCVTATVVGIIVGVLRLSNNWLIGRIMTVYVELFRNVPVLLWIVFTMAVLIETLPAPSAFRGDEPQASMFLNDSVALTNRGFYVPEPLFGHTDEEGNPVGWRQGIGDVHLFGDSAVAFDVSLDLIAIVAILVAGILISRLIGQRADRVQAATGVRPKTWYWRVGVIVLPTAIVLWLLGFWLSSPELRGFNFDGGTYMRNSLIALWLALSLYTAAFIAEIVRGGILAISKGQTEAAAALGMRPRRIMSLVVLPQALRVIIPPLISQYLNLTKNSSLAIAVGYMDLTGTLMGITLNQTGRELEAVLMTMLIYLGISLAISAVMNAYNNAVKLKER; from the coding sequence ATGACCACAGCGACGGACCCGCAAGGGAGCAAGTTCCGTTTCTCGATGCTGCTGTATGACAGCCGTTATCGCTCCGCGACGATCCAGATCATCGCGCTCATCCTTTTTCTGATCCTGATCGGCTGGCTGGTGTCGAACACGCTGTCGAATCTCGCGTCGCTCGGGAAATCGGTGGGCTTCGATTTTCTCGGCCTTCCGGCGGGCTATGACATCAACCAGCGCCTGATCGACTACACCTCGCGCGATCCGCATCTGCGCGCGGCTTTCGTCGGGCTTCTGAACACGCTGCTTGTGGCCTTCATGGGCTGCGTTACGGCGACCGTGGTCGGGATCATCGTGGGCGTGCTCCGTCTGTCCAACAACTGGCTCATCGGCCGGATCATGACGGTCTATGTCGAGCTTTTCCGCAACGTGCCGGTGCTGCTCTGGATCGTCTTCACCATGGCGGTGCTGATCGAAACGCTGCCGGCGCCGTCGGCCTTCCGGGGGGACGAGCCACAGGCGAGCATGTTCCTCAACGACAGCGTGGCGCTGACCAACCGGGGCTTCTATGTGCCAGAGCCGCTCTTCGGCCATACCGACGAAGAGGGCAATCCCGTCGGCTGGCGGCAGGGGATCGGCGATGTCCATCTGTTCGGAGACAGCGCGGTCGCCTTCGACGTGAGCCTCGACCTGATTGCCATCGTCGCCATTCTGGTCGCGGGGATCCTGATTTCGAGGCTTATCGGTCAACGCGCGGACCGGGTGCAGGCCGCGACAGGTGTGCGGCCCAAGACATGGTATTGGCGGGTCGGCGTGATCGTCTTGCCCACGGCCATCGTGCTGTGGCTTCTGGGGTTCTGGCTGTCGTCGCCTGAACTGCGCGGGTTCAACTTCGATGGCGGCACCTACATGCGCAACTCGCTCATCGCGCTCTGGCTTGCCCTGTCGCTCTATACCGCGGCCTTCATCGCCGAGATCGTGCGCGGCGGTATCCTCGCCATTTCCAAGGGCCAGACCGAGGCCGCGGCGGCGCTGGGCATGCGTCCGCGCCGGATCATGTCGCTCGTCGTCCTGCCGCAGGCACTTCGGGTCATCATCCCGCCGCTCATCTCGCAATATCTCAACCTGACCAAGAACTCGTCCCTCGCCATCGCGGTGGGCTACATGGACCTGACCGGCACGCTGATGGGGATCACCCTCAACCAGACCGGACGCGAGCTCGAGGCCGTGCTCATGACCATGCTCATTTATCTCGGCATATCGCTGGCCATTTCGGCGGTGATGAACGCCTACAACAATGCCGTGAAACTGAAGGAGCGCTGA